The following coding sequences lie in one Mycobacterium sp. DL440 genomic window:
- a CDS encoding TetR/AcrR family transcriptional regulator, with the protein MTVTSDAAAGAQLDGGRGERTRSAILEASRRLFLERGYAGTPINAITEACGISRAGFYTYFKDKREIFNVLGENAYHAVLAVIEEWVQADEPFDANDIRTWVGHYFDYMDRHGAFVLASAQSAPDDDAFRNSRNRMVSRASWKLGQAIAGDGAHSPDAIGVAVMGLLDRAWHTVHRQTVAVDRDEMIAVVAEMIVPMGR; encoded by the coding sequence ATGACGGTGACCTCAGATGCTGCGGCCGGTGCGCAACTGGATGGCGGCCGGGGTGAACGCACCCGGTCGGCAATCCTGGAGGCCAGTCGCAGACTATTTCTGGAGCGCGGCTATGCCGGCACCCCGATCAACGCGATCACCGAGGCGTGCGGGATTTCGAGGGCCGGGTTCTACACATACTTCAAGGACAAGCGCGAGATCTTCAACGTCCTCGGCGAAAATGCCTACCACGCGGTCCTCGCCGTCATCGAGGAATGGGTCCAAGCCGATGAGCCTTTCGACGCCAACGACATTCGGACCTGGGTCGGCCATTACTTCGATTACATGGACCGCCATGGCGCGTTCGTGTTGGCCTCGGCGCAGTCAGCACCTGATGACGATGCGTTCCGAAACTCCCGTAACCGCATGGTGTCTCGTGCCTCATGGAAGCTGGGCCAGGCCATTGCCGGGGACGGTGCGCACTCACCCGACGCCATCGGTGTCGCGGTGATGGGCCTGCTGGACCGGGCCTGGCATACCGTGCACCGGCAGACCGTCGCTGTCGACCGCGACGAGATGATCGCGGTCGTCGCCGAGATGATCGTCCCGATGGGGAGGTAA
- a CDS encoding Rieske 2Fe-2S domain-containing protein, whose product MKGLPSMLPTGWFQVGWSADIGAGDVIGLRYFGVELVAFRDLEGAVHVLNAHCQHLGANLSKGGCVVEDGIQCPFHGWVWNGQGRNVRIPYESRPNRGRKVRSWPVAELNGSIYIWHDVAGRAPLWEVPDALAVLGDHIRHREYYPVGPEARIRFSDIHVHPQVIAENAVDPHHFRFVHKTPTSPTVLREGSDDVTWSAKVGFGRRWSAGVDVPGETTNTLEIYWSGLGIAFNGEHTREGYRVIAICATPVDDKTSDIFSTYWIDEANGSYDQRLAAAQAALPDDIAIWDSQVYMDPPGLTASEAAGFKQLRRWARNFYPETGTAIDPVMSMVQ is encoded by the coding sequence ATGAAGGGCCTACCCAGCATGCTGCCGACCGGATGGTTCCAAGTCGGCTGGAGCGCCGATATCGGCGCGGGCGATGTCATCGGATTGCGGTATTTCGGTGTCGAACTCGTTGCCTTCCGCGATCTGGAGGGTGCGGTACACGTGCTCAACGCCCATTGCCAGCACCTCGGCGCCAACCTGTCCAAGGGCGGCTGCGTCGTCGAGGACGGTATTCAGTGCCCGTTCCACGGCTGGGTATGGAACGGGCAGGGCCGCAATGTGCGGATCCCATACGAGAGTCGTCCCAATCGCGGCCGCAAGGTGCGGTCCTGGCCGGTAGCCGAACTCAATGGGTCCATCTACATCTGGCACGACGTGGCCGGGCGTGCCCCGCTGTGGGAGGTGCCCGACGCGCTTGCGGTGCTAGGCGATCACATCCGCCATCGGGAGTATTACCCGGTTGGCCCGGAGGCTCGAATCAGATTCTCCGACATCCACGTTCACCCGCAGGTCATAGCCGAGAACGCCGTCGACCCGCACCATTTCCGCTTCGTCCACAAGACCCCGACAAGCCCGACCGTGTTGCGTGAGGGCTCCGATGACGTCACCTGGTCGGCGAAGGTCGGCTTCGGCCGACGCTGGAGTGCCGGCGTCGACGTTCCGGGGGAGACCACAAACACCCTGGAGATCTACTGGTCCGGACTTGGTATCGCGTTCAACGGCGAGCACACCCGCGAGGGCTACCGGGTCATCGCGATCTGTGCCACACCGGTCGATGACAAAACTTCAGATATCTTCTCCACCTACTGGATCGACGAAGCCAATGGCAGCTACGATCAGCGACTGGCAGCGGCCCAGGCGGCGCTGCCCGACGATATCGCCATCTGGGACAGCCAGGTCTACATGGACCCGCCGGGTCTGACCGCCTCCGAAGCCGCTGGATTCAAGCAGTTGCGTCGTTGGGCTCGCAACTTCTATCCCGAAACCGGCACGGCAATCGATCCCGTTATGTCGATGGTTCAGTAA
- a CDS encoding DUF2889 domain-containing protein: MTDLGTPVFGLHPLHGIHQPTTDNPPRRARSARRTTSIDMTRDEGALEPVYLNGRARDVWTDDAGAVTEIGSAGLSATIELVARVVRNVEVVPPVAAVTRLAGAPAMSGFRAAADKEAPELRRTRDLRYALLDDVPVATLISGHALSASGLLGDVGKSGYLPVADQCAGFATGGLLMTSFEAGDPVVVTGPEAPDLDHTDDPHAWHQVSQLPRFGMRRRRRIDVFEEASELIGIDAMFRDTYVRGDDVETIIHEYTLTATVDATDVIVDSQATPRVLPWQECPGAVASAARITGMTLPELHFRVRQLNGTSTCTHLNDLLRSVADAGALIEQVRGPY, encoded by the coding sequence GTGACGGATCTGGGCACCCCGGTGTTCGGGCTTCATCCCCTGCACGGGATACACCAGCCCACGACCGACAATCCGCCGCGCCGGGCGCGGTCCGCGCGTCGCACCACGTCGATCGATATGACGCGTGACGAGGGCGCACTGGAACCGGTGTACCTGAACGGGCGGGCCCGTGATGTCTGGACCGATGACGCGGGCGCGGTCACCGAAATCGGTTCGGCCGGTTTATCGGCCACCATCGAGTTGGTCGCCCGAGTCGTGCGCAACGTCGAGGTGGTGCCACCGGTCGCGGCGGTGACCCGGCTGGCCGGCGCACCGGCGATGAGCGGATTTCGCGCCGCCGCCGACAAGGAAGCCCCAGAATTGCGTCGGACCCGCGACCTGCGCTACGCGCTGCTCGACGACGTTCCCGTCGCAACACTGATCTCTGGCCATGCCTTGTCTGCGTCCGGTCTGCTCGGGGATGTCGGGAAGTCGGGCTATCTGCCCGTCGCCGATCAGTGCGCGGGCTTCGCCACCGGCGGGCTGCTGATGACCTCGTTCGAGGCGGGCGATCCGGTAGTCGTCACCGGTCCGGAGGCTCCCGATCTCGATCACACTGACGATCCCCATGCCTGGCATCAGGTGTCACAGTTGCCGCGCTTTGGGATGCGCCGCCGGCGCCGCATCGACGTCTTCGAAGAAGCATCCGAGCTGATCGGGATCGACGCGATGTTCCGCGACACCTACGTGCGCGGTGACGATGTTGAAACGATCATCCACGAATACACGCTCACGGCGACCGTGGACGCCACCGACGTGATCGTCGACTCGCAGGCCACGCCGCGGGTGCTGCCGTGGCAGGAATGCCCGGGTGCGGTTGCCAGCGCCGCGCGCATCACCGGAATGACCTTGCCCGAACTGCATTTCCGCGTCCGTCAGTTGAATGGAACAAGTACCTGCACCCATCTCAACGATCTGCTGCGCAGTGTCGCCGACGCCGGGGCTCTGATCGAGCAGGTCCGCGGACCTTACTGA
- a CDS encoding Zn-ribbon domain-containing OB-fold protein, translating to MTTLITEGLFRVDGDRAVLHASRRRSSGTVKFPAERPELFDGAPEIQGDIEAIELSTEGTLYTYTTQQFPPPLPYKGNRDPRVFKPYVVGFVELPEGVLVETLIIGAETADLRIGQRLVSTTTTLETADGQSLVTFAFRPAGEG from the coding sequence ATGACGACATTGATCACCGAGGGACTGTTCCGGGTCGACGGAGACCGCGCCGTGCTGCATGCATCCCGCAGGCGCTCGTCAGGTACGGTGAAGTTCCCCGCCGAGCGACCCGAGCTCTTCGACGGCGCGCCGGAGATCCAGGGCGACATCGAAGCCATCGAGTTGTCCACCGAGGGCACCCTTTACACCTACACCACACAGCAGTTTCCGCCGCCCTTGCCGTACAAGGGCAACCGGGATCCGAGAGTGTTCAAGCCCTATGTGGTGGGTTTCGTCGAACTGCCCGAAGGCGTGCTGGTGGAGACGCTGATCATCGGGGCGGAGACGGCCGACTTACGGATCGGGCAGCGCCTGGTGTCGACCACCACCACGCTGGAGACGGCCGACGGACAATCGCTGGTGACCTTCGCGTTCCGCCCAGCCGGGGAGGGCTAG
- a CDS encoding thiolase family protein, producing MGSRTSRAAIVAAARTPIGTARRGTLANVPAIELAKPVVAAVLERSGLSAADFDDLVLAESLQGGGDSARYVAVDLGLTNVPGLAVNRQCASSLSAIAVGAGQIAAGMSRAILAGGMESCSTTPLLRKRKPFTTGKAAEDYEDPWFPFSHPPTEDAPALDMSITVAHNCAVQYGITREAQDEWALRSHQRAVKAIDAGSFVDEIVPIRVPQADGTTITFATDEHPRRDSSLETLAGLKVLHPEIDNFTVTAGNSSGVNDAAAAVALTAPDTSGEVLAHVLSWSAVGVAPNRTGSGPITAIPKALDLAGCKLQDVALFEINEAFAAQAVACSRELGLDEDIVNVYGSGISLGHPIAATGARMVTSAIYELRRRGGGLGVLSMCAGGGMGAAMVIEVN from the coding sequence ATGGGCTCGAGGACGTCCCGGGCGGCGATCGTTGCCGCTGCCCGCACACCGATCGGAACAGCACGCAGGGGCACGCTGGCCAACGTGCCGGCGATCGAACTGGCCAAGCCGGTGGTCGCTGCGGTCCTGGAACGGTCGGGATTGTCCGCGGCAGACTTCGACGACCTGGTCCTCGCCGAGAGCCTGCAGGGCGGCGGTGACAGCGCGCGTTATGTCGCGGTCGATCTCGGCCTGACCAATGTCCCAGGACTCGCAGTAAACCGCCAGTGCGCTTCCAGCCTGTCGGCGATCGCGGTGGGAGCAGGGCAAATCGCAGCGGGCATGAGCCGGGCCATTCTGGCCGGCGGCATGGAATCCTGCTCCACCACACCGCTGCTGCGTAAGCGCAAGCCGTTCACCACCGGCAAGGCCGCCGAGGACTACGAGGACCCCTGGTTCCCGTTCTCGCACCCGCCCACAGAGGATGCCCCCGCCCTGGACATGTCGATCACCGTGGCGCACAACTGCGCGGTGCAGTACGGCATCACCCGCGAAGCGCAGGACGAGTGGGCGCTGCGCAGTCACCAGCGCGCGGTGAAAGCCATCGACGCCGGCTCCTTCGTTGACGAAATCGTGCCGATCCGGGTGCCACAGGCTGACGGCACCACCATCACTTTCGCCACCGACGAACATCCCCGCCGCGACAGCTCACTCGAGACCCTCGCGGGTCTGAAGGTGCTGCATCCGGAGATCGACAACTTCACCGTGACCGCCGGCAACTCCTCAGGCGTCAACGACGCCGCCGCGGCGGTGGCGCTGACCGCGCCGGATACCTCCGGCGAGGTGCTGGCGCACGTGCTGTCGTGGTCGGCGGTGGGGGTGGCACCGAACCGCACCGGCAGCGGCCCGATCACCGCGATCCCGAAGGCGCTGGACCTGGCCGGCTGCAAGCTCCAGGACGTGGCGCTGTTCGAGATCAATGAGGCGTTCGCCGCCCAAGCCGTCGCATGCTCCCGAGAACTCGGCCTCGATGAGGACATCGTGAACGTGTACGGGTCGGGCATCAGCCTGGGCCACCCGATCGCGGCGACCGGAGCCCGAATGGTCACCTCCGCGATCTACGAATTGCGCAGGCGCGGTGGCGGTCTCGGCGTACTGTCCATGTGCGCCGGCGGCGGCATGGGTGCGGCGATGGTTATCGAGGTGAACTAA
- a CDS encoding MaoC family dehydratase — protein MKVIGSVDEAVAAIGDELGVSRWVDIDQSRIDAFADVTMDHQWIHVDVEKAEAESPYGATIAHGFLTISLIPGVSKDNYRVQNARMGINYGLNKVRFLSPVKAGSRIRVRSQLVDATPFGDDTVNLTVRHTVEIDGVEKPAAVVELIARFVF, from the coding sequence GTGAAGGTAATAGGGTCTGTCGACGAGGCGGTCGCAGCGATCGGTGACGAGCTCGGAGTCAGCCGTTGGGTGGATATCGACCAGAGCCGGATCGACGCGTTCGCGGACGTGACGATGGATCACCAGTGGATCCACGTGGATGTTGAGAAGGCCGAGGCCGAAAGTCCGTACGGCGCCACGATTGCGCACGGCTTCCTGACGATTTCTCTGATCCCCGGCGTGAGCAAGGACAACTATCGCGTGCAGAACGCGAGAATGGGCATCAACTACGGCCTGAACAAGGTGCGCTTCCTGTCCCCGGTGAAGGCGGGTAGCCGGATCCGGGTCCGGTCGCAGCTTGTCGATGCCACCCCGTTCGGCGACGACACCGTGAACCTGACAGTGCGTCACACCGTCGAGATCGACGGCGTCGAGAAACCGGCGGCGGTGGTCGAACTGATCGCGCGGTTCGTGTTCTGA